In Acidimicrobiales bacterium, one genomic interval encodes:
- a CDS encoding RidA family protein translates to MSTPVGPYTPIVRAGDWLISSGQIGLKDGAIVTGGVDGELRQAIANLEGLLVAEGATLSDVVKTTVFLRHMSDYLPMNDAYVECFGDHRPARSAVGVAELPLGALVEVEAWAFVPRGQSATA, encoded by the coding sequence ATGAGTACCCCCGTCGGCCCGTACACCCCCATCGTCCGGGCGGGGGACTGGCTCATCAGCTCCGGTCAGATCGGCCTGAAGGACGGCGCCATCGTCACGGGTGGCGTCGACGGCGAGCTGCGCCAGGCCATCGCCAACCTCGAAGGCCTCCTGGTGGCCGAGGGCGCCACCCTGTCCGATGTCGTGAAGACCACGGTGTTCCTACGCCACATGTCCGACTACCTGCCGATGAACGACGCCTACGTCGAGTGCTTCGGCGACCATCGGCCGGCCCGTTCGGCGGTGGGCGTGGCCGAGCTACCGCTCGGCGCGCTGGTCGAGGTCGAGGCGTGGGCGTTCGTGCCCAGGGGCCAGAGCGCCACGGCCTAG
- a CDS encoding cold-shock protein: MPTGTVKWFNAEKGYGFISRESGPDVFVHFSAIQGSGYRSLDEGQAVEFEVTAGPKGEQAQDVRAI; encoded by the coding sequence TTGCCAACCGGTACCGTGAAATGGTTCAACGCTGAAAAGGGCTACGGCTTCATCTCCCGCGAGAGCGGCCCGGATGTCTTCGTGCACTTCTCGGCCATCCAGGGGTCGGGCTACCGCTCCCTCGACGAAGGCCAAGCGGTCGAGTTCGAGGTGACGGCTGGTCCGAAGGGTGAGCAGGCGCAGGACGTCCGCGCGATCTAG
- a CDS encoding phosphate/phosphite/phosphonate ABC transporter substrate-binding protein has protein sequence MSPDLSVAQFTVSPDFGPDLIASWFVFNTWMQRRLGRPIHLELHDSFAAQRAALAAGEVDMIYANPSDAAVLVRSYGFTPVVRPAQHPDEVVLAAAASSGIHHVEDLAPGTRLAQTDDPDVSMIARIMLEPADLDADNTTVVELDTYVLVAKALLDGRAEVGAFLDEAFDGLSTLVREQLRPLVTSQISVIHHALMVGPRLAPHRDTLLSVLVPMADDPAGARVLAELGIAGWQPMEHEEAEFLIDLMDTLAA, from the coding sequence ATGTCCCCCGACCTGTCCGTCGCCCAGTTCACCGTGAGCCCCGACTTCGGGCCCGATCTCATCGCCTCGTGGTTCGTGTTCAACACCTGGATGCAGCGCCGCCTCGGCCGGCCCATCCACCTCGAGCTCCACGACAGCTTCGCCGCCCAACGCGCCGCGCTCGCCGCCGGCGAGGTCGACATGATCTACGCCAACCCGTCGGACGCCGCCGTGCTCGTCCGCTCGTACGGGTTCACCCCCGTGGTGCGGCCGGCGCAGCACCCCGACGAGGTCGTGCTGGCGGCCGCGGCGTCCTCGGGCATCCATCACGTCGAGGACCTGGCCCCGGGCACGCGCCTCGCCCAGACCGACGACCCGGACGTCTCGATGATCGCCCGCATCATGCTCGAGCCCGCCGACCTCGACGCCGACAACACCACGGTCGTCGAGTTGGACACCTACGTGCTCGTGGCCAAGGCGCTGCTCGACGGCCGGGCGGAGGTCGGAGCATTCCTCGACGAGGCCTTCGACGGGCTCTCCACGCTCGTGCGCGAGCAGCTGCGTCCGCTCGTCACCAGCCAGATCAGCGTCATCCACCACGCCCTCATGGTGGGGCCGCGCCTCGCGCCCCACCGAGACACCCTCCTGAGCGTCCTGGTGCCCATGGCCGACGACCCGGCCGGCGCCCGGGTGCTGGCCGAGCTGGGCATCGCCGGATGGCAGCCCATGGAGCACGAAGAGGCCGAGTTCCTCATCGACCTCATGGACACCCTCGCCGCCTGA
- a CDS encoding PAS domain-containing protein codes for MTVLADMVPEQVNGTGTEHHLTFHDGTTRRVFVTDIETPFPEGKLIVSRTDLAGVITEMNQAFVDMSGYSAEELLGAPHHILRHPDMPAPAFAGLWDTVLAGEKWHGYVKNLRRDGGFYWVYATVIPNVRNGEIVSLTSVRRKPSRTKVEASQALYLTMV; via the coding sequence GTGACCGTGCTGGCCGACATGGTGCCCGAGCAGGTCAACGGGACGGGCACGGAGCACCACCTGACCTTCCACGACGGCACCACCCGCCGGGTGTTCGTCACCGACATCGAGACGCCCTTTCCCGAGGGCAAGCTCATCGTCAGCCGGACCGACCTCGCCGGCGTCATCACCGAGATGAACCAGGCCTTCGTCGACATGTCGGGCTACTCCGCCGAAGAGCTGCTGGGTGCCCCCCACCACATCCTGCGCCACCCCGACATGCCCGCCCCCGCGTTCGCCGGCCTCTGGGACACCGTCCTCGCCGGCGAGAAGTGGCACGGCTACGTGAAGAACCTGCGCCGGGACGGCGGCTTCTACTGGGTGTACGCCACCGTCATCCCCAACGTCCGCAACGGCGAGATCGTCAGCCTCACCTCGGTCCGACGCAAGCCGTCGCGCACCAAGGTCGAGGCGTCCCAGGCCCTCTACCTGACGATGGTGTGA
- a CDS encoding roadblock/LC7 domain-containing protein — protein sequence MREDLLTSILAELNATSADIEACAVLSTDGLMIASLLPQGLDPDRVGAMGAAMLSLGDRTAAELSRGDLEQVMIKGGHGYVLMTHAGADAVLTVLANPQAKLGLIFLDAKRAAEQISSLLSPVPSTVPAFPG from the coding sequence ATGAGAGAGGACCTCCTCACCTCGATCCTCGCCGAGCTGAACGCCACCTCGGCCGACATCGAGGCCTGTGCGGTGCTGTCGACCGACGGCCTCATGATCGCTTCCCTCCTGCCCCAGGGACTCGACCCCGACCGGGTGGGCGCGATGGGAGCGGCCATGCTCTCCCTCGGCGACCGGACCGCCGCCGAGCTGTCCCGGGGCGACCTCGAGCAGGTGATGATCAAGGGCGGCCACGGCTACGTGCTGATGACCCATGCGGGTGCGGACGCCGTGCTCACCGTGCTGGCAAACCCGCAGGCCAAGCTGGGCCTGATCTTCCTCGACGCCAAGCGGGCCGCCGAGCAGATCTCCTCGCTCCTGTCGCCGGTGCCCAGCACCGTCCCGGCCTTCCCGGGGTGA
- a CDS encoding response regulator transcription factor yields MEPLLLFPDPAPPELAQALDLAGYPWKAVGDELAAERNEPDGGWDGAIICAYDDPERAFAVARTLRKRDQPLEPLLLLISGTQLGDLELRDDLFDDFCLNPFHPRELEARLKHLFFASGRGTRPELVEYGDLVLNLETYQAAINGVPLDLTYMEYELLTFLASHPGKVFTRETLLSRVWGYEYYGGARTVDVHVRRLRAKLGEEHAGLISTVRSVGYRFGQSRWSA; encoded by the coding sequence ATGGAACCGTTGCTGCTGTTCCCCGACCCGGCCCCGCCGGAGCTGGCCCAGGCCCTCGATCTCGCGGGCTATCCCTGGAAGGCCGTGGGCGACGAGCTCGCCGCCGAGCGCAACGAGCCCGACGGCGGCTGGGACGGCGCCATCATCTGCGCCTACGACGACCCCGAGCGGGCCTTCGCGGTCGCCCGCACCCTGCGCAAGCGCGACCAGCCCCTCGAGCCGCTGCTGCTGCTGATCAGTGGCACCCAGCTCGGCGACCTCGAGCTGCGGGACGACCTCTTCGACGACTTCTGCCTCAACCCGTTCCACCCGCGCGAGCTCGAGGCCCGCCTGAAGCACCTCTTCTTCGCCAGTGGCCGTGGCACCCGCCCCGAGCTCGTCGAGTACGGCGACCTCGTCCTCAACCTCGAGACCTACCAGGCCGCCATCAACGGCGTGCCCCTCGACCTCACCTACATGGAGTACGAGCTGCTCACCTTCCTGGCGTCGCACCCCGGCAAGGTCTTCACCCGCGAGACCCTCCTCAGCCGGGTCTGGGGCTACGAGTACTACGGCGGCGCCCGCACGGTGGACGTCCACGTCCGGCGCCTCAGGGCCAAGCTCGGCGAGGAGCACGCCGGTCTGATCTCCACGGTGCGCTCGGTCGGCTACCGCTTCGGCCAGTCCCGGTGGAGCGCGTGA
- a CDS encoding glutamine synthetase, which produces MERQQDYVLRTVEERGVRLIRLWFTDVLGQLKSVAITPAELENAFEEGMWFDGSAIDGFSRVQESDVLARPDPNTFELLPWAEADENSARMFCDIENLDGTPFEGDPRQVLKRNLDRAHERGFTFFCAPEMEFFYFGHGDPAQELVPLDSGSYFDLTTADVASDLRKRTIHMLEAMGIPIEYSFHEDSPSQHEIDLRYTDALSMADNVMTFRLVVREIAVERGAYATFMPKPLQGVQGSGMHTHLSLFEGDTNAFHDPDDEYKLSKVGRSFIAGLLVHAREITAVTNQLVNSYKRLIPGSEAPVHVSWARNNRSALVRVPLAKAGKESSTRIEYRSPDPACNPYLAYSVMLAAGLKGLEEGYELGPEAAANVFELTDEERAAEGMTALPQSLAEALDEMEKSELVAEALGEHIFEWFLRNKRSEWTDYKAQVTPFELARYLPSW; this is translated from the coding sequence ATGGAGCGCCAACAGGACTACGTGCTGCGAACCGTCGAGGAGCGGGGCGTCCGTCTCATCCGCCTCTGGTTCACCGACGTCCTGGGCCAGCTGAAGTCCGTGGCCATCACCCCGGCCGAGCTCGAGAACGCCTTCGAGGAGGGCATGTGGTTCGACGGCTCCGCCATCGACGGCTTCAGTCGGGTGCAGGAGAGCGACGTCCTCGCCCGTCCCGACCCGAACACCTTCGAACTGCTCCCCTGGGCCGAGGCCGACGAGAACTCCGCCCGCATGTTCTGCGACATCGAGAACCTCGACGGCACGCCCTTCGAGGGTGATCCCCGCCAGGTGCTGAAGCGCAACCTCGACCGGGCCCACGAGCGAGGCTTCACCTTCTTCTGCGCCCCCGAGATGGAGTTCTTCTACTTCGGCCACGGCGACCCCGCCCAGGAGCTCGTCCCCCTCGACAGCGGGTCGTACTTCGACCTCACCACCGCCGATGTCGCCAGCGACCTGCGCAAGCGCACCATCCACATGCTCGAGGCGATGGGCATCCCCATCGAGTACTCGTTCCACGAGGACAGCCCCAGCCAGCACGAGATCGACCTGCGCTACACCGACGCGCTGTCGATGGCCGACAACGTCATGACGTTCCGCCTCGTCGTGCGAGAGATCGCGGTCGAGCGTGGCGCCTACGCCACGTTCATGCCCAAGCCCCTCCAGGGCGTGCAGGGCTCGGGGATGCACACCCACCTCTCCCTGTTCGAAGGCGACACCAACGCCTTCCACGACCCCGACGACGAGTACAAGCTGTCCAAGGTGGGCCGCAGCTTCATCGCCGGCCTGCTGGTGCACGCCCGGGAGATCACCGCCGTCACCAACCAGCTGGTCAACTCCTACAAGCGCCTCATCCCCGGGTCCGAGGCCCCGGTCCACGTGTCGTGGGCGCGCAACAACCGCTCTGCCCTCGTCCGGGTGCCACTCGCCAAGGCGGGCAAGGAGTCGTCCACGCGCATCGAGTACCGCTCACCCGATCCCGCCTGCAACCCCTACCTCGCCTACTCGGTGATGCTGGCCGCCGGCCTGAAGGGGCTCGAGGAGGGCTACGAGCTCGGCCCCGAAGCGGCCGCCAACGTGTTCGAGCTCACCGACGAGGAGCGCGCCGCCGAGGGCATGACCGCCCTGCCCCAGTCGCTGGCCGAGGCCCTCGACGAGATGGAGAAGTCCGAGCTGGTGGCCGAGGCACTGGGCGAGCACATCTTCGAGTGGTTCCTGCGCAACAAGCGGTCCGAGTGGACCGACTACAAGGCGCAGGTGACACCGTTCGAGCTGGCCCGGTACCTTCCGAGCTGGTAG
- the glnA gene encoding type I glutamate--ammonia ligase produces the protein MQERTPSEVLALAKDEGVEIVDIRFCDLPGLMQHFSIPVSQLEEDTFEEGLGFDGSSIRGFQEIQESDMILIPDPNTAVIDPFTQHKTMNINCFVHDPITLEHYSRDPRYVAKKAEEYLQSTGIADTCYVGPEAEFFIFDDVRYHQDSHSASYSVDSIEASWNTGKDEGPNLGYKPRYKEGYFPVPPMDHYQDLRSEMTLALQAVGIDVEVQHHEVGTAGQAEIDIRFSPLADMADQLMLFKYVIKNVAWRNGKTATFMPKPVFEDNGSGMHVHQSLWKNGEPLFYDEAGYAGLSDMGRWYIGGLLKHARSVIAFTNPTTNSYKRLVPGYEAPVNLVYSQRNRSASVRIPLYSKSPKAKRLEFRCPDPSSNPYLAFSAMLMAGLDGIQNKIEPPDPVDRDLYDLPPEELAKVPQVPGSLPEALEALEADQDFLKAGGVFTDDLIETHIAYKREHEVDPLRLRPHPWEFHLYYDI, from the coding sequence GTGCAGGAGCGCACACCATCCGAAGTGCTGGCACTGGCCAAGGACGAGGGCGTCGAGATCGTCGACATCCGGTTCTGCGACCTCCCCGGCCTCATGCAGCACTTCTCCATCCCGGTCTCCCAGCTCGAGGAGGACACCTTCGAGGAGGGCCTCGGCTTCGACGGTTCGTCGATCCGAGGTTTCCAGGAGATCCAGGAGTCGGACATGATCCTGATCCCGGACCCGAACACCGCGGTGATCGACCCGTTCACGCAGCACAAGACGATGAACATCAACTGCTTCGTGCACGACCCGATCACCCTCGAGCACTACAGCCGTGACCCGCGGTACGTGGCCAAGAAGGCCGAGGAGTACCTCCAGAGCACCGGCATCGCCGACACCTGCTACGTCGGGCCCGAGGCCGAGTTCTTCATCTTCGACGACGTCCGCTACCACCAGGACTCCCACTCGGCGAGCTACTCGGTGGACTCGATCGAGGCCTCTTGGAACACCGGCAAGGACGAGGGCCCGAACCTCGGCTACAAGCCCCGCTACAAGGAGGGCTACTTCCCGGTCCCGCCGATGGACCACTACCAGGACCTGCGGTCGGAGATGACCCTGGCCCTGCAGGCGGTGGGCATCGACGTCGAGGTGCAGCACCACGAGGTCGGCACCGCCGGCCAGGCCGAGATCGACATCCGCTTCTCGCCCCTCGCCGACATGGCCGACCAGCTGATGCTGTTCAAGTACGTCATCAAGAACGTCGCCTGGCGCAACGGCAAGACCGCGACCTTCATGCCGAAGCCGGTGTTCGAGGACAACGGCTCGGGCATGCACGTCCACCAGTCGCTGTGGAAGAACGGTGAGCCCTTGTTCTACGACGAGGCCGGCTACGCCGGGCTGTCGGACATGGGCCGGTGGTACATCGGCGGCCTGCTCAAGCACGCCCGCTCGGTGATCGCCTTCACCAACCCGACCACCAACTCCTACAAGCGCCTGGTGCCGGGCTACGAGGCGCCGGTGAACCTGGTCTACAGCCAGCGCAACCGCTCGGCGTCGGTGCGCATCCCGCTGTACTCGAAGAGCCCGAAGGCCAAGCGCCTCGAGTTCCGGTGCCCCGACCCGTCCTCGAACCCGTACCTGGCCTTCTCGGCCATGTTGATGGCGGGCCTCGACGGCATCCAGAACAAGATCGAGCCGCCCGACCCGGTCGACCGCGACCTCTACGACCTCCCGCCCGAGGAGCTGGCCAAGGTGCCGCAGGTGCCCGGCTCGCTGCCCGAGGCCCTCGAGGCGCTGGAGGCCGACCAGGACTTCCTGAAGGCCGGCGGCGTGTTCACCGACGACCTCATCGAGACCCACATCGCCTACAAGCGCGAGCACGAGGTGGACCCCCTCCGCCTCCGCCCGCACCCGTGGGAGTTCCACCTCTACTACGACATCTAG
- a CDS encoding putative DNA binding domain-containing protein, which translates to MPLSATELDQVLERIAEGAVPSSLESSELDFKRQPDSRNDAIKTLVDAVVCFANADGGTVVMGVANATAGVEAFQGCDLDPTVCQRRIYELTDPPLMVGARRLQRGDVTMLAVDVLRSFEIHADKQGRSSHRVGTDCLPLSPTEHRRLREERLGVDWSAQPSALGVADIAARALESAREALQRFPDDRRPLASLSDGDLLSALGVVDSDGRLLRAGEVLFCEPPADDAVVVYQHRPTPGGEAALVERISLPMVLAFERTMELVWARRNVTPLTLPSGQQLEISDFPEAAIREALSNALLHRDYRLPGPVNIEHSPTSFVVISPGPLVGSVTPANILTHASTPRNPALAKASRLLRLAEETGRGVDRMVREMIRIGHDPPVIEEGIDFVRVALSGGAPRNSIVRYVAELAPEERDDTDAMLILFTLCQQRTVTAEQIAPALQKRESEAENILRRLSEERSAMVEATRETGSRRKGQYRLRADALKALGAAVRYHRRTVDEIDRKVIAHLHEYGKVTNRTLQNLFDIDVYRARDILADLQQREMIVRVSEAKRGPGVEYGPGPKLPRPRRRKSRDDTSQSDGPEDQRLF; encoded by the coding sequence GTGCCCCTCTCTGCCACGGAGCTCGACCAGGTCCTGGAACGCATCGCCGAAGGCGCCGTTCCCTCCAGCCTCGAATCGAGTGAGCTCGACTTCAAGCGTCAGCCCGATAGTCGAAACGATGCCATCAAGACCTTGGTGGACGCGGTGGTGTGCTTCGCGAACGCAGACGGTGGGACCGTCGTCATGGGGGTCGCCAACGCCACCGCCGGCGTCGAAGCGTTCCAGGGCTGCGACCTGGATCCGACGGTTTGCCAACGCAGGATCTACGAGCTGACGGACCCGCCCCTGATGGTCGGCGCCAGAAGGCTCCAGCGAGGCGATGTGACGATGCTGGCCGTCGATGTTCTGCGCAGCTTCGAGATCCACGCTGACAAGCAAGGCCGGTCCAGCCATCGGGTCGGTACGGACTGCCTCCCGCTCTCGCCAACGGAGCATCGTCGGCTTCGAGAGGAACGCCTCGGAGTCGACTGGTCCGCGCAGCCGTCCGCACTCGGAGTGGCCGACATCGCCGCTCGTGCGCTCGAGTCGGCCCGCGAGGCGCTCCAGCGCTTCCCGGACGACCGGCGGCCACTTGCGTCGCTCTCCGATGGCGACCTCCTGAGCGCGCTCGGCGTCGTCGACTCCGACGGTCGGCTCCTGCGAGCGGGTGAGGTCTTGTTCTGCGAGCCGCCGGCCGATGATGCAGTCGTCGTTTACCAGCACCGCCCGACGCCAGGTGGTGAGGCGGCCTTGGTCGAGCGGATCAGCCTCCCCATGGTGCTCGCTTTCGAACGCACGATGGAGCTGGTGTGGGCGAGGCGCAACGTCACGCCGCTCACCTTGCCGAGCGGGCAGCAGCTCGAGATCAGCGACTTTCCCGAGGCCGCGATCAGGGAGGCGCTCTCGAACGCTCTTCTCCACCGCGACTACCGGCTGCCGGGCCCGGTCAACATCGAGCACTCGCCGACCTCGTTCGTGGTGATCTCGCCCGGTCCGCTGGTCGGGAGCGTGACCCCGGCGAACATCCTCACCCACGCCTCGACGCCCCGGAACCCGGCGCTGGCGAAGGCTTCCCGCCTGCTACGGCTTGCGGAGGAGACAGGGCGGGGCGTCGACCGGATGGTTCGCGAGATGATCCGGATCGGACACGACCCACCGGTGATCGAGGAGGGCATCGACTTCGTTCGTGTGGCTCTCTCCGGCGGTGCACCCCGAAACTCGATCGTGAGGTACGTGGCCGAGTTGGCGCCTGAAGAGCGAGACGACACCGATGCGATGCTGATCCTCTTCACGCTTTGCCAACAGCGAACGGTCACTGCAGAACAGATCGCCCCAGCGCTGCAGAAGAGAGAGTCCGAGGCCGAGAACATCCTCCGGCGCCTCTCCGAGGAACGCTCCGCGATGGTCGAAGCAACCCGCGAGACAGGCTCGCGTCGGAAGGGCCAGTACCGCCTTCGTGCCGATGCGTTGAAGGCCCTTGGTGCCGCCGTCCGCTATCACCGCCGAACTGTCGACGAGATCGACCGCAAGGTGATCGCCCACTTGCATGAGTACGGCAAGGTCACGAACCGGACCCTTCAGAACCTGTTCGACATCGACGTGTATCGGGCCCGAGACATCCTGGCCGACCTCCAACAGCGCGAGATGATTGTCCGAGTGTCGGAAGCCAAGCGCGGGCCAGGCGTCGAGTACGGGCCTGGACCGAAGCTTCCACGTCCCCGCCGACGCAAGTCGAGAGATGACACCTCGCAGTCCGACGGCCCCGAGGACCAGCGCCTCTTCTAG
- a CDS encoding YceI family protein, with protein MTTTNTTTALPLAPGRWALDANHSSVGFTIRHLGVSKVRGRFRSFTIDAAVGPTVEETSVRAEIDVASLDTGIADRDAHVLSADIVDVAQRPTLSFRSTSVSLDAIEGELTLGDVTQPITLDVDFGGTAEFPADGSIHAGFEARGELRLRDYGIGTFGMGDLVKLELDVQLVAPPT; from the coding sequence ATGACCACCACCAACACCACCACCGCCCTCCCCCTCGCCCCCGGCCGCTGGGCCCTCGACGCCAACCACTCGTCGGTGGGCTTCACCATCCGTCACCTCGGCGTCTCCAAGGTGCGGGGCCGGTTCCGCTCGTTCACCATCGACGCCGCCGTCGGGCCCACCGTCGAGGAGACCTCGGTGCGCGCCGAGATCGACGTCGCCTCCCTCGACACCGGCATCGCCGACCGAGACGCCCACGTCCTGTCGGCCGACATCGTCGACGTGGCGCAGCGGCCGACGCTGTCGTTCCGGTCGACGTCGGTGTCGCTCGACGCCATCGAGGGCGAGCTGACGCTCGGTGACGTGACGCAGCCGATCACCCTGGACGTCGACTTCGGCGGCACCGCCGAGTTCCCCGCCGACGGCTCGATCCACGCCGGCTTCGAGGCCCGCGGCGAGCTCCGCCTCCGTGACTACGGCATCGGCACCTTCGGCATGGGCGACCTGGTGAAGCTCGAGCTCGACGTCCAGCTCGTGGCCCCGCCGACCTGA
- a CDS encoding helix-turn-helix domain-containing protein, which translates to MSDLATFLRSRREQVRPADVGLPDRGRRRTPGLRREEVATLAGVSVDYLIRLEQGRDTHPSASVVSALADALRLDEAERFHLGQLAMISAHGELCPSTPSGYEVPATVRTLLAGLDPNPAFVLSPSKDVLAWNPAFERVAGPLGLLDPPNLARWTFLSPAARDAYHHWDEVADQLVAQLRAAEPRWAQDADYAALLDDLRDVDEFARRWAAYEVEPKARGAKELRHPTLGPLRFDLEVLRFDDCIDRLLVTWLPADEATEAALRPRLRSVG; encoded by the coding sequence GTGAGCGACCTGGCCACGTTCCTCCGGTCCCGCCGGGAGCAGGTCCGCCCCGCCGACGTCGGCCTGCCCGACCGGGGCCGGCGGCGCACGCCCGGCCTGCGCCGGGAGGAGGTCGCCACCCTCGCCGGGGTCAGTGTCGACTACCTCATCCGCCTGGAACAGGGACGCGACACCCACCCGTCGGCATCGGTGGTCTCCGCCCTCGCCGATGCGTTGCGGCTCGACGAGGCCGAGCGCTTCCACCTCGGCCAGCTGGCCATGATCTCCGCCCACGGCGAGCTGTGCCCGTCGACGCCGTCGGGCTACGAGGTGCCCGCCACCGTGCGGACCCTGCTCGCCGGGCTCGACCCCAACCCGGCCTTCGTGCTCTCGCCGAGCAAGGACGTGCTGGCCTGGAACCCGGCCTTCGAGCGCGTCGCCGGTCCGCTCGGCCTGCTCGACCCGCCGAACCTGGCCCGCTGGACGTTCCTCTCCCCGGCGGCGAGGGACGCCTACCACCACTGGGACGAGGTGGCCGACCAGCTCGTCGCCCAGCTCCGGGCGGCCGAGCCCCGTTGGGCGCAGGACGCCGACTACGCCGCGCTGCTCGACGACCTCCGGGACGTCGACGAGTTCGCCCGCCGCTGGGCGGCCTACGAGGTCGAGCCGAAGGCCCGGGGCGCGAAGGAGCTGCGCCACCCCACGCTCGGGCCGCTCCGCTTCGACCTCGAGGTCCTCCGCTTCGACGACTGCATCGACCGCCTGCTCGTCACCTGGTTGCCCGCCGACGAGGCGACCGAGGCGGCGCTCCGCCCCCGACTGCGCAGCGTGGGCTGA
- a CDS encoding YdeI/OmpD-associated family protein — translation MGDEVAADSVPPSASAHPEAWKFDFPIYHPPDRAAWRAWLAEHNGSARGVWVVSWRKASGREAVPYEELVLEALCFGWIDSTVNILDDDRGLQLMTPRKAKSTWTRLNRQRVADLEAQGLLTDAGRRVVEVAQANGWWTIYDPVEDLIEPDDLAAALDAAPMARTAWDSFPPSSRKQMLWWVLSAGKPETRATRIRKIVAEAEEGRRAQ, via the coding sequence GTGGGGGACGAGGTCGCCGCCGACAGCGTGCCGCCGTCGGCGTCAGCGCACCCGGAGGCGTGGAAGTTCGACTTCCCGATCTACCACCCGCCCGATCGGGCGGCCTGGCGGGCGTGGCTGGCCGAGCACAACGGCAGCGCCCGCGGTGTCTGGGTCGTGTCGTGGCGCAAGGCGAGCGGCCGTGAGGCGGTCCCGTACGAGGAGCTCGTCCTGGAGGCGCTCTGCTTCGGGTGGATCGACTCGACGGTCAACATCCTCGACGACGACCGGGGCCTGCAACTGATGACCCCGCGCAAGGCGAAGAGCACGTGGACGCGCCTGAACCGCCAGCGCGTCGCCGACCTCGAGGCGCAGGGTCTGCTCACCGACGCCGGCCGTCGGGTGGTCGAGGTCGCGCAGGCCAACGGGTGGTGGACCATCTACGACCCGGTCGAAGACCTCATCGAGCCCGACGATCTCGCCGCTGCGCTCGACGCGGCGCCGATGGCCCGCACGGCGTGGGACAGCTTCCCGCCGTCGTCCCGCAAGCAGATGCTGTGGTGGGTGCTCAGCGCCGGTAAGCCCGAGACCCGTGCCACCCGCATCAGGAAGATCGTGGCCGAGGCCGAGGAGGGCCGGCGGGCGCAGTAG
- a CDS encoding RNA-binding S4 domain-containing protein, giving the protein MRDHPTVDETRVDRWLWAVRVHKTRSAATDACRGGHVRVNGRAAKPATPVRVGDRVEATVGPRRRLLEVARVIDKRVGAPIAAECVVDHTPPDERPTGHAIGVPVRDRGAGRPTKRDRRQMERHRGR; this is encoded by the coding sequence ATGCGCGACCATCCAACGGTGGACGAGACCCGGGTCGACCGCTGGCTGTGGGCCGTCCGCGTGCACAAGACCCGGTCCGCCGCCACCGACGCCTGCCGTGGCGGGCACGTACGGGTCAACGGCCGAGCGGCCAAGCCCGCCACCCCGGTGCGAGTCGGCGACCGGGTGGAGGCGACCGTCGGCCCCCGCCGACGGCTGCTCGAGGTGGCCCGGGTGATCGACAAGCGGGTCGGGGCGCCGATCGCCGCCGAGTGCGTGGTCGACCACACACCACCCGACGAGCGCCCGACCGGGCACGCAATCGGCGTCCCGGTGCGCGACCGCGGCGCCGGCCGCCCCACCAAGCGGGACCGCCGCCAGATGGAGCGCCACCGCGGCCGGTGA